AGCGAGTCGGGCGCGAAAGAGCGGATCTTCGAGTGGGCGACCGACGTCGGCGTCGAGTACTACGAGGCCGACTCGCCGGGACCGCTTCTGAAAGCGAAGCAGGCCCTGGCCGACAAACTCGTCTTCTCGACGGTCCGCGAGGCGCTGGGTGGCGAGATCGAATTCCTCATCAGCGGCGGCGGGAGCCTCTCGCCGGAGCTCTGTCGGCTCTACCACGCGATGGGACTCCCCATCTACGAGGGGTACGGACTGACCGAGACCGCACCGGTCGTCACGAGCAACCCGCCCGAGGAAGTGAAGGTCGGCACGATCGGGCCGGCGCTGTCGAACGTCGACCTGCAGATCGACGAAACGGTCGCCGATCAGGAGGCGTTCGAAGACGACCCCGGCGAGGTCGGCGAACTCCTCGTCAAGGGCCCCAACGTCACCCAGGGCTACTGGAACAAGCCCGGCGCGACCGAAGGGGCGTTCACCGAAGACGGCTGGTTCCGCACCGGCGACATCGTCCACATGCGACCCGACGGCTACCTCGAGTTCCGCGACCGCGCGAAGCAGATCATCGTCCTCTCGACGGGGAAGAACGTCGCCCCGGGACCGATCGAGGACGGCTTCGCCGCGAGCGAAGTGGTCGAGCAGGCCATGGTCGTCGGTGACGGCGAGAAGTTCATCGGCGCACTCCTGGTCCCCAACATGGCACACGTCCGTCAGTGGGCCGACGACGAGGGGATCGACCTGCCGGACGACCCCGAGGCCCTCTGTGACGACGATCGGGTCCGCGAGTACGTCCAGCAGGAAGTCGACCGCGTCAACCGCGACTTCGAGAAACACGAGACGATCAAGCAGTTCGAACTCGTGCCCCTGGAGTTCACCGAAGAAAACGACATGCTGACGCCGACGATGAAGAAGAAACGGCGCGTCATCCTCGAGCAGTTCGAGGATCGCGTCGAGCGGCTCTACGGGGACGAGTAGCGAGGCGCTGCTGGTGTGGCAGCCGCGGGTCGGCGTCGACCGCCTGCGGACGGTTGCGGCCGACGGCGACGAGGACGCAGTCGATAGGTCGGACGTCCCGCATTCATCTCCGGGAGGGTCGTCTCATTCGTCGGGAGCGTCGCCGGGAATCCGTCGCGGAATCGCGACGACATAGTCGGAGCCGTCCGCTGAAACGACCGATATACTCCCCTCGACGGCGATCGTCGAACCGGTGCGCGTCTGGATTTCGTTTTCCAGTTGGACGCCGTTTTCCTCACGCACGTTCTGGACGAACTGCTGCCACGCATCGGGCTCCGAAAACGTCCGCTGACAATCGAAGATCGTCATGTCCAGCACCGCTTCTCTCTCGTACCCGAGCCAGTCGCAAACGGTCTGATTGGCTCCCCGAATCTCGCCCGTTTCCGGATCGAGAACGAACAGTCCGTCGTTCGCGCCATCGATCAGTGAACGGAGCAGGGCGTCTCCGATCCCGCGATCCGTCTCTTCTGGCTGATACGTCATCGTGTACGACGATACCGGGTCGTCGACAAACGTCTTCTGATACGGTACTCCGCTCCACTGAACGCGAAATTCCATCCGATTCCGGCGAGACGGGCGTGTGACCGACTCCATTCGAGGAACGCCGCCACTCAGGTCGCGACGAGGCCGACGGCGACGACGGCGAGCGCCAGCCCGACCACGTTCGTCGCGGAAAGCTGTGCGTCGAAGTAGAAGACGCCGACGACGGCCGGGATGACGAAGTACAGCGCGGCGATCGCCGAGACGATCGCCATGTTCCCGCGCGCGAGACCGGCGTAGAAGCTGATGGAGGCGGCCGCGAGGAACGCACCGGAGACGAGCGCGAACGCGACGTCGACGCGCGTCCCGGCGATCGGGCGACGGAGCGTGAGCACGTAGCCGCCGACGATCACGAGGCTCGCGACGTAGGAGAGAAACACCGCGTTCACGGGCGAGAGCGATCGCGTCGCGACGCCGCCGGTCACCGCCCAGCCGCCGTACAGCAACAACGCACCGAGTGCGAACAGGATCGCCGTGTTGACCATGGATGGCGCTTTTTCGTGACTCGGAAAAACGTTCCGTCATGTCGACCGGTTCCCCCTCGATTCCGACACCTCGCGTTCAGGCGTCGCCGACGGGTCGGTGTTCGTGTTCGCCGGGCAGGATATCCCCCAGCGAACCGCCGAGCGCCATCGCCGTGAAGACGACCGAAACCTGACAGAAGTTGAGCCACGGCTCGTCCCAGGTTATCCGGCCCCACAGGGTCATCAAGCCCGCGGCGGTCGCGTACGCGATCAGCAACACCCAGACCGGACGGCGCGGAATCAGGCCGAAGTAGGGGTTCTTGATATGGACTTCGCGGAAATCGGCGACGTAGAGGATCCCGACGACCAGCCCGACCGTGAACAGGAAGTTCACCAGCAAGAGGATCGGGCGGGCCGCGAGGAACGCCCCGATACTGAACACGCCGTCCTCGACTAACATCGGTAAGCCGATGACGACGCTCCCCACGAACGCCTCCGCCTTGTCCTTCCGGGTGAACCCGGTGATCACCCTCCCCACCGTCCCGTTGTGCGAGAGCCGGCTGACCAGCCGCATCGTCCGGTGTACCTCCGTCCGCTCGTGCGACGTGTCGACCGTCTCCTCGAGCGCCTCGAGTTGCTCGTAGACGTCGTCGATCGTCGTCTCTTCGTGTGGCTCCTCCGGCCGCGACATGCACTCGACCAGACACCGCGGGTAGATAAAGACGGCCAACCACGACCGATGCGGTCGACAACCCTCGCCCGCGTCGTGTCAAACGGAAACTATTACCGGCGACTCTGCCCGAAAAACCGGTACCATTTTGCGGTCGTACCCCCCATTGTAGTAGTATGAAACACGTACGGGGACCGCTGTGTTCGATCGACGTCGGGGAGCGAACGGCCGAAACCGAGGACATCGACGACATCCTCGAGTCGTATATCGGTGGACGCGCTCTGGGAACGAAGCTCGCACACGAACGGATCCCGTTCGACGCCGATCCGCTGGGTGCGGATAACCGGCTGTACTTCGCGACGGGGCCGATGCAGCACTCGACGATGAGCTTCACCGGTCGGATGTCGGCGACCGGTCTCTCGCCGCTGACCGACGGCCTGCTGTCCTCGAACGCCGGCGGCTTCCTCTCGCGGAACTTCACCGGAACGGGCCACAGCGCCGTCGAGATCACCGGTGCCAGCGACGAACTCGTGATCGTCCACGTCACCGACGAAGGCATCGAGTTCGAGGAGGTCCCGGAACTCGAGGAGGCCACCGTCTTCGAGACCTGCGACTACATCGAGGAAGAACACGATCTCGGTCCGGAACACACCGCGGTCGTCGGCCCGGCCGGTGAGAACCAGGTCCGCTTCGCGTCGATCATGACGTCCAAGGAGCGAGCCTTCGGCCGCGGCGGACTCGGTGCACTCCTCGGCTCGAAGAACGTCAAGGCGATCACCTTCGACGGCGATTCGACCAACGAGGTCGAGATCCCGGCGCTGCAGATGGAGATCCACGGCGAGGCTGCCCAGGCCGAGCATCCGATGAAAGCACAGGGGACCACCTCGGTCGCGGAGTACGCGAACATGGTCGAGGCCCTCTCGAGTTACTACTTCTCGGAACTCTCTTTCGAGGGCATCGACGGGATCAGCGGCGATCGCGTCGAGGAGAAAAAGTACAAGAAAGGCACCTGCTCGTCGTGTGCCTTCGCCTGCAAACTGCCGACTCGAGACGAGGAGTCCGGCCTCGAGACGGAAGGTCCCGAGTACGAGACGCTGATGGCGTTCGGATCGAACTCCGGCGTCGACGACATCGTCGACGTGATGAAGTCCAACAGGCTGTGTGACGAGCTCGGACTGGACACCATCTCCTGTGGCGACACCGTCGCGGCCTATCTCGCGAGCGAGGACGAGTTCGGCAACGTCGACCTCATCCACGACCTCGTCGAGAAGATCGCGTACCGAGACGGTATCGGCGACCAGCTCGCGGAGGGCATCGACCGGGTCCACGACGAGCTCGGCGTCGAGAACTGGTCCGTCAAGGGCATGGAGTTCTCCGCCCACGACGGCCGCACACTGAACGGACAGGGACTCGCCTTCGCTACCTCGAACCGCGGCGCCGACCACATGTACGCCGAGTTCTACCCCTACGAGTACCCGCTCGTCGACGCCGACGACGCCTTCGACAAGTCCGGCCTCGAGGGGAAACCGCCGAAGGTCGTCGAACTCGAGAACATCAACGCGATCAAGGACAGCGCCGTCCTCTGCAAGTTCTCGCGGGACTTCGTGACCGAGGAGCGCATGGAGACGCTGCTCGACGCCGACATTGACGACCTGCTCGAACTCGGCGGCGAGGTCGTCGCGATGGAACGGCACTTCAACAACCAGCGCGGCTTCGACCGGGGCGACGACCGACTGCCCTACGAGATCCCCGGCTTCGATCAGGGGCTCGACGAGTACTACGCCGAGCGCGGCTGGAACGAGGACGGGACGGTCCCCGACGCGCAGTTCGAGGGCGGCAGCGCCGCGACGCCGGCCGACGACTGATCGCGACGGCGACGCGTCCCCGCGACGAACTGCCGGTTCTCACTCGATCGGAATCCGCGTGACCGTCCGATCGGTCGATCTGATCGGAACGCTCGGCTGTTCTTCGCCGTTGCGCGCCTCGAGTTCGTCGAGCCGCCGCTGAACGCCGTTGTGGTGGCCTGCGCCGATAACCGCGACCACGTCGTGCCCCTCGCTCCGAAGCGCGTGGAGCCGCGCTGCCATGGCTCGATCGCGCCGGTCGATCATCACCGCCGCGACTTCGGGAAACAGCCGCCGCAGGTGGTCGATCGCCGGCTGCACGTCGTCGCCGCTCGTGATCTCGTCGAACGGCAGCGACAGCATCTCGATCTGGTCGGCGTACTCCTCGGGTCCCATCGACTGCATCCGGAGCATCGTTTTCGGGATCGTCAGCGGCCCGAGGCGACGCGAGAGGGCGGCCATGATCTCGTCGATCGGCTCGTCGATGAGCGCGATATCGGTATTCCGTTCGGCGGCAGTTTCGATAGCCGCCTCCATGTCGGTCTGCTCGGGATCGAGGCCGTACAGTCGGACGACCGTCCGCTGGAGCGTCTGCAGTATGCTGTAGGCGGCCGCCATCGGCGGCGGCAGTTCACGGGTCAGTTCGTCGAGATTCCCGCTGTCGTTTCCCTCGAGTCGATCGAAGCGCGACTCGTCGAGTTCGACGGCGACGAGATCCGGCTCCGCCTCCCGGATCGTTTCCCGAACCCGGCGGCGGTGCGTCGGCGAGAAGTGAACGCTGGGAACGAGGGTGATGGTGCCGTGGTCGGACATCCCCGTATCCTTCGTCCGCCAGCGGCTTGAAACTACGACCGGGATTCGACTGGCTCCTTGAGCCCGCGTATCCGATCACCGCTCGAGACTCACTCGTCGTCTCCCTCGTCGGTCAGCGAGAGCCGGTCGTCACCACGGGACGGCAGCGGGCTGTCGTCGGCCCGCGAAGGATGGATGTTGAAGTTGTTGTCCCGATAGGGATCGCTCTCCGGATCGTAGGAGAGCTCGCTGCGCTCGAAGAGGTAGATGAAGAAGCCGATCAGCGGGATGCAGAAGGTGATCGCCGCCCACTTCTTCGGTGGCTCGAGGCCCACTTTCCCGGCGTCGTAGTAGGCGATCGCCGTCAGCCCGAGATGCCAGGCGAGCGGGATCCCGACGAGTATCGCGAGGAGGCCCACGTTCATACGTGAGCGTAGAACTCGAGACTACTAAACGACCAGCCAAATAACGGGGGCTCTCGGGCGAGAAAGACATCCATTCGTGACACAGAATAGTAGTTATAAGTGATGGAAAGGTGAATAGTAATCCGGAGGCCGCGTCTCCAGCGGGGCGTACGCAAATGCCCCAGGTGATGGCACACCCGAGGCGTGGCTTCCAAACCCTCACCGGGGTTTCGGAAGCATGATTCCGTACATTCCTCCGGGATATAAACGTCCCGCACGACAGCCAAATCGCCAGACACGATCAGTATCGACTGCACTACGGCGCTCGAGGCGCGATCGCCATGTGTGACGACGCGAACGACGACGGCCCGAACGACGACGGCAGCGAGGACCGCCCGTCGTCGCGTCCCGACTGTCCAAATTGCGGCGAACCCGTCAGCATCCTGACCTCGAGCAGGCTGTACAGGGGCACCGCCTACCCCTGTGGTTGCTCGGTCAATCCGGTCTTGCTCACGTGCGATCCCGCCGACCGCGGACTGGGGACGGGCGAGTGATGTGCGTGCCTCGAGTCACGGAGTCCAAGCGCTGTCCCGACTGTGGTGCAGTGCTTCCACTCCGCGATCCGATCGTCGGCTGGTGGCTCTGTGACGACTGCGAATGCGCGGTCGACGAGAACGGCGAACGGGTCACGTAACCGGTCGATAGTCGCTGCATTGTGTCGCTAGCGGCGGTGGCGCGCGCTGTCGGCTGGCTGAACGACAGTGAGGCCAGCCGACGATATTGCGCGAGGGATGAGCGAGGGAGCGGAGCGACCGAGCGAATCGGCTGGGGAGGGTGCGGCCATTCCCTGCTGCCAGCATGAGCAGGGCACTTGTCTCCGTTGGGATCCCACCCTCGCTCACTTCTATTCGTGTGGACTGCTCAGTCTGTGGGCATCGCACCTATCATAATGAACAGTCCAATCGGAATCAAAATCGCTAGAAATGCCCACCGATGCTCGTTCGTCCATTTCCGCACCCCTGTGGAAGTAAGCCGCAAGACCGCTATCGTACTGAGTAATAGAAGCCCGATTGCACTTATCGGATTACCAGCGATCCCCATCCAGAGGGCAACTGGGAGGAGGAGAACTGCAGTAACGATATCTGCCGATCTCTCACCAGTCATACTTTCGGCTATCGAATTACAGATCAAATGCGTTCCGAAATAAAAGCGAGAAATCGTTCACTACAGGTGGCCAGAAGGCCCAGATCAACCGTCTCAGTTAACGTCGAACTCGATCGCCGCACCCTGACGCGACCACCTTTTGTCTCGGTCGTCGACCGCGGTTCTTGCTCACTTCGTTCGCTCCGAACCGCACTCTCCTCCCTCGCAAAATCTGTCTGGCGAGAGCAAAGCTCTCGCTGACCTTCGCTCACTTCGTTCGCGAAGAGACCAAAAAGCTCAGACCAACCGTCTGCTCGCGGGTCATTACATTCCCCGCTCGCGATCCCGCGGTTCTCGGCCGTTGGCCTCCGAACCGCGCTTCAGTTAACGTCGAACTCGATCGCCGCACCCTGACCGAAGCCGACGCACAGCGTCGCCAGGCCGAGGCCGCCGCCGCGCTTTTGCAGCTCGTTGATCAGCGTCACCGGGAGGCGAGCGCCCGAGGCACCCAGCGGGTGACCCAGCGCGATCGCGCCGCCGTTGACGTTGAAGATCTCGGGGTCGATACCGAGTTCGTCCCGGGAGTAGATCGACTGGCTCGCGAAGGCCTCGTTGAGCTCCACCAGATCGTAGTCGTCGATGTCGCGGCCGTTGCGCTCGAGCAGGCCCCGCGTCGCCGGGACCGGGCCGATACCCATGACGGTGGGGTCGACGCCGGCGACGTTGTTCCGGCCGACTTCGGCCATGATCTCGAGGTCGTGTTCCTCGGCGAAGGCCTCGCTGGTGACCAGTAGGGCGGATGCGCCGTCGGAGATCTGGGAAGCGTTGCCGGGCGTGACGGTGCCGTCCTCCTTGAAGACGGTGGGGAGTTCGGCGAGCTTCTCCGGGGTCGTGCCGGGGCGGATGCCCTCGTCTTCCTCGACGGTGCCGTCCTCGGTCTCGATCGGGACGATCTCGTCGTCGAAGCGGCCCGACTCGGTCGCCTCGGTGGCGCGCTGCTGGCTACGGGCGGCGTACTCGTCCTGCTCCTCGCGGCTGACGCCGTACTCCTCGGCGACTTTCTCGGCGGTCATCCCCATCTGGAGGTCCCCGAGGTCGTACAGCTCGGAGATCTTCGGGTGGATGTGGCCGTAGCTCTCGCCCATCGCGACGCGGCTCATGCTCTCGACGCCGCCGGCGATGACGGCGTCGCGGTTGCCGGCCGCGATGGCGTCGGAAGCGGAGATGACCGACTGCATCGAGGAGGCACACCAGCGGTTGATGGTCGTCGCCGGCACCGACTCGCCGAGTTCCGAGAGCAGGGCGATGACGCGGGCGAGGTTGTTGTCCTGCTCCTCGCGCTGCTGGGCACAGCCCCACATCAGATCGTCGATCTCCTCACCGGAGAGGCCGGTTTCGGCCAGAATCTCGTCGATCAGCGGGACCGAGAGATCTTCACTGCGAACGTCGGCGTATACGCCGTCTTCTTTCCCCTGCGGGGTCCGAACTGCCTTAACTACGACTGGCGTCTGTGACATATACTACCGAATGCCCCTCACGAACTTAAATCCGGTCGAACTCTCGAGGGCGGGAAAACCGTTTACGCGACCCGGACGGCGCTGCTCGGCGTTCTTTCCGTGATCGCTGTGCCACCCCTCGCGTGATAGCTGGGTGAAAGTGACGTTTCACCTAGCGCTGACTCCTTACTGTATGCCCCGGTTTGCAAGCGTATGAACGGTCGAACGAGACTGATCGCGGTCGCCCTCGCGGCGTTGCTCGTGGGCTCGGTCGTCGGGGCCGGTTTCACGGGCGTGTTCGGCGAGCGGCGGCCCGCCGCTGCAGCCCTCGAGCAGGAGAACAGTTCGCTCGCCGGTGAGAACGATGCCGAATTGACGACGTTCGCGTCGGCGGACGAGTTCTCCGAGTACTTCGACGACCCATCGGGAGCCGGGTATCTGGCGGGCTCCCCGACGATCGCTCGGACGGGAGGCGACAACCTCTCGTTCGAGGAACAAGCGGACGCCGAGATGGCCGGGGACGACGGAGCCGCCGTCGAGGCGGATTCGGCGTCGGGATCGTCGTCCGGCGGGCCCGGTGGT
This portion of the Natrinema salinisoli genome encodes:
- a CDS encoding PAS domain S-box protein translates to MTYQPEETDRGIGDALLRSLIDGANDGLFVLDPETGEIRGANQTVCDWLGYEREAVLDMTIFDCQRTFSEPDAWQQFVQNVREENGVQLENEIQTRTGSTIAVEGSISVVSADGSDYVVAIPRRIPGDAPDE
- a CDS encoding EamA family transporter, with the translated sequence MVNTAILFALGALLLYGGWAVTGGVATRSLSPVNAVFLSYVASLVIVGGYVLTLRRPIAGTRVDVAFALVSGAFLAAASISFYAGLARGNMAIVSAIAALYFVIPAVVGVFYFDAQLSATNVVGLALAVVAVGLVAT
- a CDS encoding DUF2391 family protein, which encodes MSRPEEPHEETTIDDVYEQLEALEETVDTSHERTEVHRTMRLVSRLSHNGTVGRVITGFTRKDKAEAFVGSVVIGLPMLVEDGVFSIGAFLAARPILLLVNFLFTVGLVVGILYVADFREVHIKNPYFGLIPRRPVWVLLIAYATAAGLMTLWGRITWDEPWLNFCQVSVVFTAMALGGSLGDILPGEHEHRPVGDA
- a CDS encoding aldehyde ferredoxin oxidoreductase C-terminal domain-containing protein; the encoded protein is MKHVRGPLCSIDVGERTAETEDIDDILESYIGGRALGTKLAHERIPFDADPLGADNRLYFATGPMQHSTMSFTGRMSATGLSPLTDGLLSSNAGGFLSRNFTGTGHSAVEITGASDELVIVHVTDEGIEFEEVPELEEATVFETCDYIEEEHDLGPEHTAVVGPAGENQVRFASIMTSKERAFGRGGLGALLGSKNVKAITFDGDSTNEVEIPALQMEIHGEAAQAEHPMKAQGTTSVAEYANMVEALSSYYFSELSFEGIDGISGDRVEEKKYKKGTCSSCAFACKLPTRDEESGLETEGPEYETLMAFGSNSGVDDIVDVMKSNRLCDELGLDTISCGDTVAAYLASEDEFGNVDLIHDLVEKIAYRDGIGDQLAEGIDRVHDELGVENWSVKGMEFSAHDGRTLNGQGLAFATSNRGADHMYAEFYPYEYPLVDADDAFDKSGLEGKPPKVVELENINAIKDSAVLCKFSRDFVTEERMETLLDADIDDLLELGGEVVAMERHFNNQRGFDRGDDRLPYEIPGFDQGLDEYYAERGWNEDGTVPDAQFEGGSAATPADD
- a CDS encoding TraB domain-containing protein — its product is MSDHGTITLVPSVHFSPTHRRRVRETIREAEPDLVAVELDESRFDRLEGNDSGNLDELTRELPPPMAAAYSILQTLQRTVVRLYGLDPEQTDMEAAIETAAERNTDIALIDEPIDEIMAALSRRLGPLTIPKTMLRMQSMGPEEYADQIEMLSLPFDEITSGDDVQPAIDHLRRLFPEVAAVMIDRRDRAMAARLHALRSEGHDVVAVIGAGHHNGVQRRLDELEARNGEEQPSVPIRSTDRTVTRIPIE
- a CDS encoding thiolase family protein; this encodes MSQTPVVVKAVRTPQGKEDGVYADVRSEDLSVPLIDEILAETGLSGEEIDDLMWGCAQQREEQDNNLARVIALLSELGESVPATTINRWCASSMQSVISASDAIAAGNRDAVIAGGVESMSRVAMGESYGHIHPKISELYDLGDLQMGMTAEKVAEEYGVSREEQDEYAARSQQRATEATESGRFDDEIVPIETEDGTVEEDEGIRPGTTPEKLAELPTVFKEDGTVTPGNASQISDGASALLVTSEAFAEEHDLEIMAEVGRNNVAGVDPTVMGIGPVPATRGLLERNGRDIDDYDLVELNEAFASQSIYSRDELGIDPEIFNVNGGAIALGHPLGASGARLPVTLINELQKRGGGLGLATLCVGFGQGAAIEFDVN